Proteins encoded within one genomic window of Thioploca ingrica:
- a CDS encoding phosphotransferase system, mannose/fructose-specific component IIA: MSVGILLITHDDIGSSLLESLQQMMGSLPLPVKVLPIRHEHDPLVFCYHAESLCQNLNNGHGVLVLTDLFGATPCNIACSLIPNYRVRIVCGVNLPMLIKIMNYPSADLDTLANKALSGGCQGILDVNSVNS, encoded by the coding sequence ATGAGCGTAGGCATTTTGCTGATTACTCATGATGATATTGGCTCAAGTTTATTAGAAAGTTTGCAGCAAATGATGGGATCACTCCCTTTACCGGTCAAAGTGTTACCTATCCGTCATGAGCATGATCCGTTGGTGTTTTGTTACCACGCCGAAAGTTTGTGCCAAAATCTTAACAATGGGCACGGTGTATTAGTCCTAACGGATCTGTTTGGTGCCACACCCTGTAACATTGCTTGTAGTTTAATTCCTAATTATCGGGTGCGAATTGTCTGTGGAGTCAATTTACCAATGCTAATTAAAATTATGAACTATCCTTCAGCGGATTTGGATACCTTAGCTAATAAAGCCCTGTCTGGTGGTTGTCAGGGCATATTAGATGTTAATTCTGTTAACAGTTAA
- a CDS encoding S-adenosylhomocysteine hydrolase, translating into MSTQPVIPLKPDYQVADIRLAEWGHKEIAIAETEMPGLMQLRREYAEQYPLKGARIAGCLHMTIQTAVLIETLVTLGAEVRWSSCNIFSTQDQAAAAIADQGIPVFAWKGETEEEFWWCIEQTILGPNGWRPNLILDDGGDLTKIMHDKYPDLLKNVKGISEETTTGVHRLYEMMGDGSLMVPAINVNDSVTKSKFDNLYGCRESLVDGIKRATDVMIAGKICVVLGYGDVGKGCAQAFRGLGATVWVTEIDPICALQAAMEGYRVVTMEQAAAAADIFVTATGNINVITFEQMKRMRNQAIVCNIGHFDSEIDIASLRQYPWENIKPQVDQVIFPDGKRLIVLAEGRLVNLGCATGHPSFVMSNSFTNQVLAQIELWNHADRYENKVYVLPKQLDEKVARMHLDRIGAHLTQLTPAQAHYLNVPVDGPYKPEHYRY; encoded by the coding sequence ATGAGTACACAACCCGTTATTCCCTTAAAACCGGATTACCAAGTCGCTGATATTCGTTTGGCTGAGTGGGGACATAAAGAAATCGCTATTGCTGAAACTGAAATGCCCGGCTTGATGCAGTTAAGAAGAGAATATGCTGAGCAATATCCCTTAAAAGGGGCTCGAATCGCCGGTTGTTTGCATATGACTATCCAAACGGCGGTATTAATTGAAACTTTAGTGACATTAGGTGCCGAAGTCCGTTGGTCTTCCTGTAATATTTTTTCTACTCAGGATCAGGCGGCAGCGGCGATTGCTGATCAAGGGATTCCGGTGTTTGCTTGGAAAGGAGAAACGGAAGAAGAATTTTGGTGGTGTATTGAACAAACTATTTTGGGTCCCAATGGTTGGCGTCCTAACCTCATTTTGGATGATGGGGGTGATTTGACTAAAATCATGCACGATAAATACCCGGATTTACTGAAGAATGTCAAAGGAATTTCTGAAGAAACGACTACCGGCGTACATCGACTTTATGAGATGATGGGTGATGGGAGCTTAATGGTGCCCGCTATAAATGTGAACGACTCAGTCACCAAATCTAAATTTGACAACTTATATGGTTGTCGCGAATCTTTAGTCGATGGGATTAAGCGGGCAACGGACGTGATGATTGCCGGTAAAATCTGCGTGGTCCTCGGTTATGGTGATGTGGGTAAAGGTTGTGCGCAAGCTTTTCGCGGCTTAGGTGCTACCGTGTGGGTAACTGAAATTGATCCCATTTGTGCCTTGCAAGCCGCTATGGAAGGCTATCGAGTAGTTACGATGGAACAAGCCGCTGCCGCTGCGGATATTTTTGTCACCGCCACTGGCAATATCAATGTCATTACGTTTGAACAAATGAAACGAATGAGAAATCAAGCGATTGTGTGTAATATTGGTCACTTTGATTCCGAAATTGATATTGCTTCACTGCGTCAATATCCGTGGGAAAATATTAAACCACAAGTGGATCAAGTCATTTTTCCAGATGGGAAACGCTTGATTGTGTTAGCAGAAGGACGATTAGTTAATTTAGGTTGTGCAACCGGGCATCCCAGTTTTGTCATGTCTAATTCCTTTACTAACCAAGTATTAGCCCAAATAGAATTGTGGAATCACGCCGACCGTTACGAAAATAAAGTCTATGTCTTACCTAAACAGTTGGATGAAAAAGTGGCACGGATGCATTTAGATCGAATCGGTGCTCACTTGACCCAGTTAACGCCGGCACAGGCTCATTATCTCAATGTACCCGTGGATGGACCCTATAAACCAGAACACTATCGTTACTAA
- a CDS encoding thioesterase: MYYEWHHIVTFEETNLVGNVYYANHIRWQGRCRELFLKEHVPEVLEQLSKDLVMVTTRVSCEYFNELFAFDEVILQMRAGSITSSRIVMLFDYLRKEAQGEELIARGEQQVACMLKGHWAMVPAPVPKSLREALLPYLSN, translated from the coding sequence ATGTATTATGAGTGGCACCATATTGTAACTTTTGAGGAAACCAATTTAGTTGGTAATGTTTATTATGCTAACCATATTCGCTGGCAGGGTCGTTGCCGAGAGCTATTTTTAAAAGAACATGTTCCCGAGGTATTGGAACAATTAAGTAAAGACTTGGTGATGGTAACCACTCGCGTGTCCTGCGAGTATTTTAATGAACTGTTTGCCTTTGATGAAGTCATTTTGCAAATGCGGGCAGGTAGTATTACTTCGAGTCGGATTGTCATGTTATTCGACTACTTGCGTAAAGAAGCACAAGGAGAAGAACTTATTGCTCGCGGCGAACAACAAGTCGCCTGCATGTTAAAAGGACATTGGGCAATGGTGCCTGCTCCCGTACCGAAATCATTGCGAGAAGCTTTGCTTCCCTATCTATCCAATTAA
- a CDS encoding S-adenosylmethionine synthetase — protein sequence MPETLLFTSESVSEGHPDKVADQVSDAILDALLMSDRQARVACETLVKTGMVVVAGEITTQTYVDIEAVVRQTIKKIGYNSSEMGFDWESCAVLSAIGKQSSDIAMGVNETTDHEQGAGDQGLMFGYATNETDVLMPAPITYAHRLVKRQAELRGNGTLPWLRPDAKSQVTFRYSQGKPIGIDAVVLSTQHAPDISHKILQEAVMDEIIKPVLPEQWVTKETRIYINPTGRFVIGGPMGDCGLTGRKIIVDTYGGMARHGGGAFCIAGDALINTEKGLLRIDHCQEIGGHGLLIKTDVHPMPAGAWYDNGLKETAVLISKDGYQLEATLNHHIRVINENGDYVWKTVEEIGESDWISIQTKNRLFGNNEIPPFNYEYQAGTAEGRKKQRTYPDKLTTDYAYLLGLLIGDGCCTSHDQIRLAVCEVEMLELVQNVCTRLFSEPAKIYEHWAYVGGVELRAYLKHLGLTDAKSYEKIVPHSIFTASPENCAAFLRGLFDTDGCVHIEGRNNNTLRVHFTTTSRKLAEQVQLLLLNFGIICHIHAVMVEGNVAHIEGRTIESRHTRYDVTIKGSYSVRQFKDHIGFGLPRKQAVVETHLPEKRDLGIIPNQKQRISHLFSKLSPAQRQADVCHIGRFTRSSEGKATQELTYQKAAEFIAAYAEDLGQDADFIALQELYFMHHHYSPLERKIPSFAHTYDLNVPFSHTFTANGIVCHNSGKDPSKVDRSAAYACRYVAKNIVAAGLAQRCEIQVSYAIGIAEPTSIQVETFGTGIIDETRLTQLVREHFDLRPRGLVAMLDLLRPIYLATASYGHFGREEEQFTWERTDKAQMLREASGV from the coding sequence ATGCCTGAAACCTTGCTTTTTACTTCTGAATCGGTCTCTGAAGGACATCCTGATAAAGTGGCTGATCAAGTTTCTGATGCGATTCTAGATGCCCTATTAATGAGCGATCGTCAAGCTCGAGTCGCTTGCGAAACTCTCGTTAAAACCGGTATGGTGGTTGTCGCTGGAGAAATTACTACTCAAACTTATGTTGATATCGAAGCCGTGGTACGACAAACTATCAAGAAAATTGGTTACAACAGTTCAGAGATGGGTTTTGATTGGGAATCGTGTGCCGTTCTGTCAGCCATTGGCAAACAATCGTCCGATATCGCCATGGGCGTTAACGAAACGACCGATCATGAACAAGGTGCCGGCGATCAAGGCCTCATGTTCGGCTACGCCACTAATGAAACCGATGTGTTGATGCCAGCACCCATTACCTATGCTCACCGGTTAGTGAAACGTCAAGCCGAATTGCGGGGTAATGGTACTTTGCCTTGGTTACGTCCCGATGCTAAAAGTCAAGTGACTTTCCGTTACTCTCAAGGTAAACCAATCGGTATTGATGCCGTCGTGTTATCGACTCAGCATGCACCGGATATTAGCCATAAAATCTTGCAAGAAGCGGTTATGGATGAGATTATTAAACCGGTGTTACCAGAACAGTGGGTTACTAAGGAAACCCGCATTTATATTAATCCCACCGGTCGATTTGTCATTGGTGGCCCGATGGGAGATTGCGGTCTAACTGGGCGTAAAATCATTGTTGATACCTATGGCGGTATGGCGAGACATGGTGGTGGCGCTTTCTGCATTGCCGGAGATGCTTTGATCAACACGGAAAAAGGTTTGTTGCGCATCGATCATTGTCAAGAAATTGGAGGCCATGGTTTATTGATCAAAACGGATGTTCACCCCATGCCGGCTGGTGCTTGGTATGATAACGGCTTAAAAGAAACCGCTGTTTTGATAAGTAAAGATGGCTATCAATTGGAAGCGACACTCAATCATCATATTCGAGTTATTAATGAAAATGGTGATTATGTGTGGAAAACTGTTGAAGAAATTGGTGAATCGGATTGGATTTCCATTCAAACCAAAAACCGTTTATTTGGTAATAACGAAATTCCACCCTTTAACTACGAATATCAAGCGGGTACGGCTGAAGGTCGAAAAAAACAACGAACTTATCCGGACAAATTAACGACTGATTATGCCTATCTATTAGGTTTATTGATTGGTGATGGTTGTTGTACTTCTCACGATCAAATTCGCCTGGCGGTATGCGAAGTGGAAATGCTTGAATTAGTACAGAATGTTTGTACTCGTCTATTTTCTGAGCCTGCCAAAATTTATGAACACTGGGCTTATGTCGGGGGAGTTGAGTTAAGGGCCTATTTGAAACATCTCGGCTTAACTGACGCAAAATCCTATGAAAAAATAGTTCCTCACAGTATTTTTACGGCGTCACCAGAAAATTGTGCAGCCTTTTTACGGGGTTTATTTGATACCGACGGTTGTGTTCACATAGAGGGTAGAAATAACAATACACTACGAGTTCACTTTACTACGACCAGTCGTAAGTTGGCTGAACAAGTCCAATTGTTGTTGTTGAATTTTGGCATTATTTGCCACATTCACGCCGTAATGGTTGAAGGTAACGTGGCTCATATCGAAGGGAGAACGATTGAATCAAGGCACACTCGTTATGACGTAACGATAAAAGGTTCTTATAGTGTACGACAATTTAAAGACCACATTGGTTTTGGTCTGCCTAGAAAACAAGCCGTTGTGGAAACTCACTTGCCTGAAAAACGGGATTTAGGAATTATTCCCAATCAGAAACAACGGATTAGCCATTTGTTTAGCAAATTGTCTCCGGCACAACGCCAAGCAGATGTCTGTCATATTGGGCGTTTTACGCGAAGTTCAGAAGGCAAAGCGACCCAAGAGTTGACCTATCAAAAAGCCGCAGAATTTATTGCCGCTTATGCGGAAGATTTAGGGCAAGATGCGGACTTTATTGCTCTGCAAGAATTGTATTTCATGCACCATCACTACTCACCGCTAGAACGGAAAATTCCTTCTTTTGCGCATACTTATGATTTGAACGTCCCATTTTCGCATACCTTTACGGCGAACGGAATTGTTTGTCATAATTCTGGCAAAGATCCTTCTAAAGTGGATCGTTCTGCCGCTTATGCTTGTCGCTATGTGGCTAAAAATATTGTAGCCGCTGGTTTAGCACAACGCTGTGAAATTCAAGTTTCCTATGCAATTGGCATTGCTGAACCAACTTCGATTCAAGTAGAAACTTTTGGGACCGGAATTATTGATGAAACGCGCCTGACTCAGTTGGTACGGGAACATTTTGATTTACGACCGCGGGGTTTAGTAGCCATGCTCGATTTACTTCGGCCCATTTATTTGGCCACCGCTAGTTATGGGCACTTTGGTCGTGAAGAAGAACAATTTACTTGGGAGCGTACTGATAAAGCTCAAATGTTACGTGAAGCGTCCGGCGTTTAA
- a CDS encoding permease, which translates to MKGLYFNAILAIMVWTAWFYLAGPNPWIYIQEYWQVSVTMIFGSLIAGATSEGGGAVAFPVFTKLLHINPTDAKVFSLAIQSIGMTSASLVIVYLGIKVEWRVILWASLGGALSIIPSSMWLAPLLPPPVLKMSFTAMITSFALTLFVLNRREERLCHDDLPLIRTQEKAILIGAGFLGGIMSGLVGTGIDIVTFSFIVLLFRLSEKVGTPTSVILMSINTLIGFALHSLVLEKFTPQVQAYWFAAMPIVVIGAPVGAMICNLLNRIVIARILILLITFELITSLWLIPLTPLVMTTSLTIFILFSGLYYWMYRIQTYEPIG; encoded by the coding sequence ATGAAAGGACTTTATTTTAATGCCATACTGGCCATTATGGTATGGACGGCCTGGTTTTACTTAGCTGGACCTAACCCCTGGATTTATATTCAAGAATATTGGCAAGTCTCAGTGACGATGATATTCGGCTCCCTGATTGCGGGTGCCACTAGCGAAGGCGGTGGTGCAGTAGCCTTTCCTGTTTTCACTAAACTGTTACACATTAACCCCACAGACGCTAAAGTTTTTTCGTTGGCAATTCAAAGTATTGGTATGACTTCCGCTTCCCTAGTGATTGTGTACCTCGGTATCAAAGTAGAATGGCGGGTTATTCTCTGGGCCAGTTTAGGTGGCGCATTGAGTATTATTCCGAGTTCAATGTGGCTTGCCCCACTGTTACCACCACCCGTATTGAAAATGTCATTTACCGCGATGATTACTAGTTTTGCTCTCACCTTATTTGTCCTTAATCGTCGAGAAGAGCGACTCTGTCATGATGATTTACCGCTTATTAGGACACAAGAGAAAGCCATACTGATAGGAGCCGGTTTTTTAGGTGGTATCATGAGTGGCTTGGTAGGAACCGGGATTGATATCGTTACTTTTTCGTTTATCGTGTTACTCTTTCGGCTCAGCGAAAAGGTGGGTACGCCTACTTCGGTTATTTTAATGTCGATCAACACCTTGATTGGTTTTGCTTTACACAGTTTAGTATTGGAAAAATTTACTCCCCAGGTACAAGCCTATTGGTTCGCGGCCATGCCAATTGTGGTGATTGGTGCGCCGGTGGGTGCCATGATTTGTAATTTGTTAAACCGTATCGTCATTGCCAGAATTCTAATTCTGCTCATTACCTTTGAGCTAATTACTTCGTTGTGGCTCATCCCATTAACACCACTGGTTATGACAACCAGCTTAACGATTTTTATCCTATTTTCCGGTCTATATTATTGGATGTATCGTATTCAGACTTATGAACCAATTGGTTGA
- a CDS encoding CTP synthase, giving the protein MTRFIFITGGVVSSLGKGIASASLAAILETRQLKVTLLKLDPYINVDAGTMNPFQHGEVFVTDDGAETDLDLGHYERFVRTTMGRNNNFTTGHIYEKVIRQERRGDYLGATVQVIPHITDEIKRCIIESSRHAEVAMVEIGGTVGDIESLPFLEAIRQLGGELGHERVLFIHLTLVPYISLVGELKTKPTQHSVKELRSIGIQPDILLCRSSRPLPPGERRKISLFTSVDESAVISVVDVDSIYRVPLLLHQEGLDKIICDKLKLTTPPADFSAWKKVLFAMDNPNEVMVRVAIVGKYTELTDAYKSLHEALIHAGIHTRTPVKIIYIDSEDIEMNGTERLNEVDAILVPGGFGERGVEGKISTARFARENNIPYLGICLGMQVAVIEFAREIGLEQAHSTEFNRHTPHPVIALITEWTTESGQIEQRHEHSDKGGTMRLGGQTCHLMRGTKTYQLYQQEIIRERHRHRYEFNNNYMAMLRQAGLVFAGMSADGNLVEVIENGHHPWFIGCQFHPEFTSTPRDGHPLFSGFIQAARAYTKEIKR; this is encoded by the coding sequence ATGACACGATTTATCTTTATTACTGGTGGTGTGGTTTCCTCATTAGGTAAAGGAATTGCGTCTGCTTCTTTAGCCGCCATATTGGAAACCCGTCAACTTAAAGTCACGCTGTTGAAATTAGATCCCTACATTAATGTGGATGCGGGTACGATGAACCCTTTTCAACATGGTGAAGTTTTTGTGACCGATGATGGAGCAGAAACTGATCTCGATCTGGGGCATTATGAACGATTTGTCCGTACCACCATGGGACGAAATAATAATTTTACCACGGGTCATATTTATGAAAAGGTTATTCGTCAAGAGCGGCGTGGTGATTATTTAGGTGCCACAGTGCAAGTTATTCCTCACATTACCGATGAAATTAAACGGTGTATTATTGAAAGTAGCCGTCATGCTGAAGTGGCCATGGTGGAAATTGGTGGCACCGTTGGCGATATTGAATCGCTGCCTTTTTTAGAAGCCATCCGCCAACTGGGTGGTGAATTAGGGCATGAACGGGTGTTATTTATTCATTTGACCTTAGTCCCTTACATTTCCCTCGTGGGTGAATTGAAAACAAAACCAACCCAACATTCCGTTAAGGAACTCCGTTCGATTGGCATTCAACCCGATATCTTGTTATGTCGTTCTAGTCGTCCTTTACCCCCGGGGGAACGGCGGAAAATTTCCTTATTTACCAGTGTTGACGAATCAGCCGTCATTTCAGTCGTGGATGTGGATTCAATTTACCGTGTTCCCTTACTTTTACACCAAGAGGGATTAGATAAAATTATTTGTGATAAATTGAAATTAACGACACCACCGGCGGATTTTTCCGCTTGGAAAAAAGTTTTATTCGCGATGGATAATCCCAATGAAGTGATGGTCAGAGTCGCTATAGTAGGTAAGTATACCGAATTGACCGATGCTTATAAATCACTGCATGAAGCGTTAATTCATGCCGGTATCCACACGCGCACCCCAGTAAAAATTATTTACATTGATTCTGAAGACATCGAAATGAATGGAACCGAGCGTTTAAATGAAGTCGATGCGATTTTAGTTCCAGGTGGTTTTGGAGAGCGCGGTGTTGAAGGTAAAATTAGCACGGCACGATTTGCACGAGAAAATAATATCCCTTATTTAGGAATCTGTTTAGGAATGCAAGTAGCGGTTATTGAATTCGCTAGAGAAATTGGCCTAGAACAGGCACATAGTACCGAATTTAATCGCCATACTCCTCACCCCGTTATCGCACTCATTACTGAATGGACCACAGAAAGTGGTCAAATTGAACAACGTCATGAACATTCTGATAAAGGTGGCACGATGCGATTAGGTGGACAAACTTGTCATTTAATGAGAGGAACTAAAACTTATCAGCTCTACCAACAAGAAATTATTCGTGAGCGCCATCGCCATCGCTATGAATTTAATAATAACTATATGGCCATGCTTCGCCAAGCCGGTTTAGTATTTGCAGGTATGTCAGCGGATGGCAATTTGGTTGAAGTGATAGAAAATGGACACCACCCTTGGTTTATTGGTTGTCAATTTCATCCTGAATTTACTTCAACTCCTCGTGATGGACATCCTTTATTTTCTGGGTTTATCCAGGCTGCTCGTGCTTATACGAAGGAAATAAAGCGATGA
- a CDS encoding putative P-loop-containing kinase: protein MKLVIVSGLSGAGKTIALHSLEDIGFYCVDNLPVALLPAFAKQAAQFSTDLESIAVGVDARTAIFHDMPALLQTVTETAIPYEILFLEADDTVLIKRFSETRRKHPLTSLNVSLAEAIKRERQLLDPLVSQADVRINTSFTHVHQLRDLIQLRVGLRVKKPGLTLLFQSFGFKYGIPNDADFIFDVRCLPNPHWEVELRKLTGCDQAVIHFLQKEPKVQQMLEHIIYFLETWIPQFAAEDRSYLTIALGCTGGQHRSVYLAEQLAQHFKPQREEVLVRHRELGVRGEELPR from the coding sequence ATGAAGTTAGTGATAGTGAGTGGGTTATCCGGCGCTGGTAAAACGATAGCATTGCATAGTTTAGAAGACATTGGTTTTTATTGTGTTGACAATTTGCCAGTGGCTTTACTGCCGGCTTTTGCTAAACAAGCCGCTCAATTCAGTACTGATTTAGAAAGTATTGCGGTGGGTGTTGATGCACGAACTGCCATTTTTCACGATATGCCGGCTTTATTGCAAACGGTAACTGAAACCGCAATTCCTTATGAGATATTATTTCTTGAAGCCGATGATACCGTATTAATTAAACGGTTTAGTGAGACGCGTCGTAAACATCCACTCACTTCATTGAATGTCTCTTTAGCCGAAGCGATTAAACGAGAACGTCAATTACTGGATCCCTTAGTTTCTCAAGCGGATGTTCGTATTAATACGAGTTTTACTCATGTCCATCAATTACGTGATCTTATCCAACTGCGGGTGGGGTTACGAGTAAAAAAGCCAGGACTCACTTTATTATTTCAATCATTTGGCTTTAAATATGGTATTCCCAACGATGCCGATTTTATTTTTGATGTACGTTGTTTGCCCAATCCTCATTGGGAAGTGGAATTGAGAAAATTAACGGGATGTGACCAAGCGGTTATTCATTTTCTACAAAAAGAACCTAAGGTACAGCAAATGCTGGAACATATTATTTATTTTTTAGAAACCTGGATCCCACAATTTGCTGCTGAAGATCGGAGTTATTTAACGATTGCGTTGGGCTGTACAGGAGGACAACATCGATCAGTTTATTTGGCTGAACAATTGGCACAACATTTTAAACCTCAACGTGAAGAAGTATTGGTAAGACATCGCGAATTAGGAGTAAGGGGTGAAGAGTTACCCAGATAA
- a CDS encoding phosphoenolpyruvate-protein phosphotransferase: MSFTLHGLGVSKGIAIGKVHIIRHDQIEVSEYTLSKHNLEEEVSRFEKALAIARQQLLQIRDKAPKDTAVDIAAIIEAHLLMLDDSLLTRAPIELIHQHQCNAEWALKLQCESLVQIFDKMEDPYLSARKSDVEQVVMRIQRILRGYAETALEPENMANMIILADDLSPADTVLMQHHGILAFITEYGGMTSHTAILARSLGIPAIVGLRRARAYIQSDDILVVDGFQGMILAEPDERSLRYYRMRQREEKRQRAALNKLKNSPTMTRDGTPITLHVNIEFPEDVTAVKRVGGEGIGLYRTEFLFMNRQQPPDEEEHFEAYSRVVRALKGGSVTIRTLDLGADKPIDSRFYDGSVGANPALGLRAIRLCLKNQKLFKPQLRAILRASALGQVRMMIPMVCSFQELVQVHNLMEEIRDELRNKSIKFNSQMPFGVMVEVPAMAICSDLIASYVDFLSIGTNDLIQYTLAIDRGNDAVNYLYDPLHPAVLRLIKMSIDAAVKVDKPISMCGEMASDSRYVRLLLGLGLRYFSVNPEAFLEVKQIINNSDMKGLSQRTNEILQTSSPTEITERLEAINA, from the coding sequence GTGAGCTTTACGTTACATGGTCTTGGGGTCTCTAAGGGTATTGCCATTGGTAAAGTTCACATTATCCGCCATGATCAAATTGAGGTAAGTGAATATACTTTATCTAAACATAATCTGGAGGAAGAGGTTAGCCGCTTTGAAAAAGCCCTAGCTATCGCCCGCCAACAATTACTCCAGATTCGTGATAAGGCTCCCAAAGATACCGCCGTTGACATTGCAGCTATTATTGAAGCCCATTTATTGATGCTCGATGATAGCCTCTTAACACGAGCACCAATCGAGTTGATTCATCAACACCAATGCAATGCCGAATGGGCTTTAAAATTACAGTGCGAAAGCCTAGTACAAATTTTTGATAAGATGGAAGATCCCTATCTTAGTGCTAGAAAAAGTGATGTAGAACAAGTCGTTATGCGTATTCAGCGGATTCTCCGCGGTTATGCAGAAACGGCGCTTGAACCCGAGAATATGGCTAATATGATTATCTTAGCCGATGATTTAAGTCCGGCAGATACGGTGCTGATGCAACATCATGGTATTCTTGCTTTTATCACGGAATATGGTGGCATGACCTCACATACGGCTATTTTGGCGCGGAGTTTAGGTATTCCCGCGATTGTTGGGTTACGTCGTGCTCGTGCTTATATCCAATCAGATGACATTTTGGTGGTGGATGGTTTTCAAGGCATGATCTTGGCTGAACCCGATGAACGTAGTTTACGTTACTATCGAATGCGCCAACGGGAAGAAAAACGTCAGCGTGCGGCTTTAAATAAACTGAAAAACTCCCCAACCATGACCCGTGATGGAACTCCCATTACTTTACACGTTAATATTGAATTTCCAGAAGATGTGACTGCGGTTAAACGGGTTGGTGGTGAAGGCATTGGTTTATATCGAACCGAATTTCTGTTTATGAATCGTCAACAGCCACCCGATGAAGAAGAACACTTTGAAGCGTACAGCCGTGTGGTTCGTGCGTTAAAAGGTGGATCTGTCACGATCCGTACTTTAGATTTAGGTGCAGATAAACCCATTGATAGTCGTTTCTACGATGGTTCAGTCGGCGCTAATCCCGCCCTAGGGTTACGGGCTATTCGGCTCTGCTTAAAAAATCAAAAGTTATTTAAACCACAATTACGAGCGATTTTGCGCGCTTCGGCACTGGGTCAGGTACGAATGATGATACCAATGGTTTGTAGCTTTCAAGAATTGGTTCAAGTTCATAACCTGATGGAAGAGATTAGAGATGAACTGCGTAATAAGTCAATTAAATTCAATTCCCAAATGCCATTTGGAGTGATGGTAGAAGTCCCGGCAATGGCTATTTGTAGTGATTTAATCGCATCTTATGTCGATTTTTTGTCAATCGGAACCAACGATTTAATTCAATATACCTTAGCGATTGATCGGGGTAATGATGCCGTTAATTATTTGTATGATCCATTACATCCGGCGGTATTACGCTTAATAAAAATGAGTATTGATGCGGCGGTTAAAGTGGACAAGCCCATTAGTATGTGTGGAGAAATGGCGAGTGATAGTCGTTATGTACGATTACTCTTAGGATTAGGATTACGTTATTTTAGTGTTAATCCAGAAGCTTTCTTAGAAGTGAAACAGATCATTAATAACAGTGATATGAAAGGGTTGTCACAGCGGACTAATGAAATTCTTCAAACCAGCTCGCCAACTGAAATTACCGAACGACTAGAAGCAATTAATGCTTAA
- a CDS encoding phosphotransferase system HPr family protein, whose translation MLKQTLRIVNKLGLHARAAAKLVKLASAFESQVQVKRQQREVNGKSIMGVMLLAASKGTEIELTVDGVDEIKAMEELSQLIQGGFGEEE comes from the coding sequence ATGTTAAAACAAACACTTCGTATCGTTAACAAATTAGGACTACATGCTCGAGCCGCCGCCAAATTAGTTAAATTGGCTTCTGCTTTTGAAAGTCAAGTCCAAGTCAAACGTCAGCAACGAGAAGTTAATGGCAAAAGTATTATGGGAGTTATGTTATTAGCGGCTAGTAAAGGAACTGAAATTGAATTAACTGTCGATGGTGTTGATGAAATAAAAGCCATGGAAGAATTAAGTCAGTTAATTCAAGGTGGTTTTGGAGAAGAAGAGTGA